The following proteins are encoded in a genomic region of Sorangiineae bacterium MSr12523:
- a CDS encoding long-chain-fatty-acid--CoA ligase: MKLLDGVDTLGGLLEIVRRVHGEKVALVVDDATLTYAELDLRSTQAAHALERDAMGAGDRIAVLGKGSLSSVSLMFGAAKARAIYVPINSRLAPKEIAYILAHAEPKLLMVDAECLDLLPRIAAEAGQLPKLLATVPNGVGLEVFDEWLEGTPSSMPSRSYAAEDAVVTLYTSGTTGHPKGVRLSSRSLLGVAQALRAAGDPWFGWNDRTVSMVSQPAFHIGGVWWLVQGLSQGSTNVLLRGFDAKQVLRIIPKYRVATTCMAPAMIQLLLLEPGCREVDFSSLRAINYGGSTCPTALLREAMEVFGCGFCNAYGSTETGNVVVSLRPEEHLEASDQRLRAVGKPMPGVEVRILDENWEDVGTGATGHIAVRSPSNMIDYWKNDEATRSTLVDGWLMTGDAGFRDEEGYIHVSDRIRDMIISAGEKIFPAEVENVIRTHPGVEDVAVIGVPDPLWGEAVRALVVVAAGTAGTALRPGDIIRYVRGRVGEYKVPRAVEFVESLPRNAAGKILKRELREPYWRGQDRRI, encoded by the coding sequence ATGAAGCTATTGGACGGAGTCGATACCCTCGGCGGATTGCTGGAGATCGTTCGCCGGGTTCATGGCGAGAAGGTGGCGCTCGTGGTCGACGACGCCACCCTGACGTACGCCGAGCTCGATCTTCGGTCGACCCAGGCGGCGCACGCGCTCGAACGCGATGCGATGGGCGCGGGCGATCGCATCGCGGTCCTTGGAAAGGGTTCCCTGTCGTCGGTCTCGCTGATGTTCGGTGCCGCCAAGGCACGCGCCATCTACGTGCCAATCAATTCGCGATTGGCCCCAAAGGAAATTGCCTACATCCTCGCGCATGCCGAGCCAAAGCTTCTCATGGTCGACGCCGAGTGCCTCGATCTTTTGCCCCGCATCGCCGCCGAAGCGGGGCAGCTCCCCAAGCTGCTCGCAACGGTCCCGAACGGCGTAGGCCTCGAGGTCTTCGATGAATGGCTCGAGGGGACGCCCTCATCCATGCCATCGCGTTCGTACGCCGCCGAAGATGCCGTGGTCACGCTCTACACGAGCGGCACCACCGGTCATCCAAAGGGGGTTCGCCTCTCGAGCCGCTCGCTCCTGGGCGTGGCGCAGGCTCTGCGCGCCGCAGGCGATCCTTGGTTCGGGTGGAATGACCGAACGGTGAGCATGGTATCCCAGCCGGCCTTTCACATTGGCGGCGTCTGGTGGCTCGTTCAAGGACTGAGCCAAGGAAGCACCAATGTTCTTTTGCGCGGCTTCGATGCCAAACAAGTCTTGCGCATCATTCCAAAGTACCGCGTGGCAACCACGTGTATGGCCCCGGCCATGATCCAGCTGCTTCTCTTGGAGCCGGGATGCCGCGAGGTCGACTTTTCGTCCCTTCGGGCCATCAATTATGGCGGCTCGACGTGCCCCACCGCCCTTTTGCGCGAGGCCATGGAGGTCTTCGGCTGCGGATTCTGCAACGCGTATGGGAGCACCGAGACGGGAAACGTCGTCGTATCCCTGCGACCCGAAGAGCATCTCGAGGCAAGCGACCAGCGCCTGCGCGCCGTCGGCAAGCCCATGCCGGGCGTCGAAGTGCGCATCCTCGACGAAAATTGGGAAGATGTCGGCACGGGCGCTACGGGCCACATCGCCGTCCGTTCCCCCTCCAACATGATCGATTATTGGAAAAACGACGAGGCCACGCGCTCCACCTTGGTCGATGGCTGGCTCATGACGGGCGACGCAGGCTTCCGCGACGAAGAGGGCTACATCCACGTATCGGATCGCATTCGCGACATGATCATCAGCGCCGGCGAAAAGATCTTTCCCGCCGAAGTCGAAAACGTCATTCGGACGCACCCCGGGGTCGAAGACGTCGCCGTCATCGGCGTTCCCGACCCACTCTGGGGCGAAGCCGTGCGCGCCCTCGTCGTCGTCGCCGCCGGCACCGCGGGTACCGCATTGCGCCCGGGCGACATCATTCGATATGTACGCGGCCGCGTTGGCGAATACAAAGTACCGCGTGCCGTCGAATTCGTGGAATCGCTTCCGAGAAACGCCGCGGGAAAAATCCTCAAACGGGAGCTTCGCGAGCCATACTGGCGCGGCCAAGATCGTCGGATCTGA
- a CDS encoding MATE family efflux transporter, with translation MIGGFINNVMIARVDSTTFAAGLLVNSIQLTLGMVVFGLLYSLSALIGTVIGEAKNPERVGQLFIAGAVVSLALSIPSMAVLFWIEPLLRMLGQPAAMADLCARYFRLYVWAVPAMGIVSVYVQFLLGTFKQAIVFLYSIGSMVVSIALGYVMIFGKLGLPAMGIEGLAGAAVVTAWLAAAVLTYFILGRPEHRQYALLAFKARGLQSAIASTLRLGFPISVQSGNEICSFLITSIMVGWLGIEALSAQQVATRYVMMLVIPVIGLSQAASMVVSRSFGAKNLAEVKQYGGFYASMGVTYSLIVLAAFVLAPRIFIKVFLEDTPENAGLFETLPIILVWIAVGQVFDAIRNVVTGALRGLQDTKYPMNMAILAIWPIGIPLTYFMGFALHWGLVGITLARNVVMAIGCGVLLLRWRSKVAALGASA, from the coding sequence ATGATTGGAGGATTCATCAACAACGTGATGATCGCTCGGGTCGACAGCACGACCTTCGCCGCGGGGCTGCTCGTCAATTCCATTCAGCTCACCCTGGGCATGGTGGTATTCGGTTTGCTGTATTCCCTGAGTGCGCTCATCGGCACCGTCATCGGTGAAGCCAAAAATCCCGAAAGGGTAGGGCAGCTCTTCATCGCAGGCGCCGTCGTGTCTCTGGCACTCTCCATCCCATCGATGGCCGTACTCTTTTGGATCGAGCCACTCCTGCGGATGCTGGGTCAACCCGCCGCGATGGCCGACCTGTGCGCGCGATACTTTCGCCTCTACGTCTGGGCCGTCCCGGCCATGGGCATCGTCTCCGTTTACGTTCAATTCTTGCTTGGCACGTTCAAGCAAGCCATCGTGTTCCTCTACAGCATTGGCAGCATGGTTGTCTCCATCGCGCTGGGCTACGTGATGATCTTCGGTAAGCTCGGCCTACCAGCCATGGGCATTGAAGGCCTGGCCGGCGCGGCCGTGGTGACGGCCTGGCTTGCGGCTGCCGTTCTTACGTATTTCATTCTAGGACGACCCGAACATCGACAATACGCATTGCTCGCGTTCAAGGCTCGAGGCCTCCAAAGCGCCATCGCCAGCACCTTGAGGCTCGGGTTTCCGATATCCGTTCAGTCGGGCAACGAAATTTGCTCCTTCTTGATCACGAGCATCATGGTTGGCTGGCTCGGGATCGAAGCTCTCAGTGCTCAACAAGTCGCCACGCGGTACGTGATGATGTTGGTCATCCCCGTCATCGGCCTTTCGCAAGCCGCCTCCATGGTCGTCAGCCGCAGCTTCGGGGCCAAAAACCTGGCGGAGGTCAAACAGTACGGCGGGTTCTACGCGTCGATGGGCGTGACGTACTCCTTGATTGTGCTGGCGGCATTCGTTCTCGCACCGCGGATCTTCATCAAGGTCTTTCTCGAAGATACGCCGGAGAATGCAGGTCTCTTCGAAACACTGCCCATCATTCTCGTATGGATCGCCGTCGGGCAGGTGTTCGACGCCATTCGCAACGTCGTCACCGGCGCATTGCGCGGTTTGCAGGATACGAAATATCCCATGAACATGGCCATCCTGGCCATTTGGCCCATCGGTATCCCGCTGACGTATTTCATGGGCTTTGCATTGCATTGGGGATTGGTCGGTATTACCCTGGCTCGCAACGTCGTCATGGCCATTGGCTGTGGCGTTTTGCTTCTGCGCTGGCGAAGCAAGGTGGCGGCGTTGGGCGCTTCCGCCTAA
- a CDS encoding MBL fold metallo-hydrolase, with protein MPNELFYLRPNVVIEPLFARWYAWLQLISPMTAPLFLVHQHLKIMRSFVAQPELHVAAMQDPQLIGGPYINYGSGQVGAVQAQIDETTRSCATMIEFAAALKSLDRMLADHALGMSLEAIYPRVPDILRGFVELGYDLENHLSVRLLEGLLYRSSHYHEAAQSLLLWRIDRDERPFIFSTPRLGGPGELPLERPFRDTALDEICDLRRRPAPIGRILELLDVAGAPEREELVRSFLTREPPVPAPRFEGDGLRVRYFGHACVLLESKGVSVLTDPALSYRYPTELPRFTFDDLPERIDYVLITHGHADHLMLETLLPLRSRIGTIVVPKSNGERQDPSLRLALRHLGFRNVVELDELEDIPFEGGSILGLPFLGEHGDLHIRSKLAYGVRLGGRCAVIAADSNVLEPELYRHVKEVLGPVDILFIGMESEGAPLSWIYGPLLFTPLARKMDQSRRLSGSNAKRAAALVDLLQPRHVRVYAMGQEPWLGHVMGLKYTDTSPQIVQSNELLAHCRASGIAAARPYCIEEMHLAP; from the coding sequence ATGCCCAACGAGCTCTTTTATCTTCGCCCCAATGTCGTCATCGAGCCGCTCTTCGCACGCTGGTACGCGTGGCTGCAGCTCATTTCGCCGATGACGGCGCCGCTCTTCCTCGTCCATCAACACCTCAAAATCATGCGCTCCTTCGTGGCCCAGCCCGAGTTGCACGTTGCGGCCATGCAGGATCCGCAGCTCATTGGTGGGCCTTATATCAATTATGGATCGGGCCAGGTCGGCGCGGTGCAGGCGCAGATTGACGAGACCACGCGCTCGTGCGCCACCATGATCGAATTCGCTGCGGCGCTCAAGTCACTCGACAGGATGCTCGCCGATCATGCCCTCGGAATGTCCCTCGAAGCGATCTATCCGCGCGTTCCGGACATTCTCCGCGGCTTCGTGGAGCTCGGCTACGACCTCGAGAACCATTTGTCGGTTCGCCTGCTCGAGGGCCTGCTCTACCGAAGTTCGCACTACCATGAGGCGGCGCAGAGCCTTCTCTTGTGGCGCATCGATCGGGACGAGCGGCCCTTCATCTTCAGCACCCCACGGCTCGGTGGGCCGGGCGAGCTCCCGCTCGAGCGCCCCTTCCGCGACACGGCGCTGGACGAGATTTGCGACTTGCGCCGTCGTCCCGCTCCCATCGGGCGCATTCTCGAGCTCCTCGACGTCGCGGGGGCGCCGGAAAGGGAGGAGTTGGTGCGTTCCTTTTTGACGCGCGAGCCTCCGGTTCCGGCGCCGCGCTTCGAAGGTGATGGGCTGCGCGTGCGCTATTTCGGGCATGCGTGCGTGCTCCTCGAGTCGAAAGGCGTCTCGGTGCTGACGGATCCCGCGCTGAGTTACCGCTATCCCACGGAGCTTCCGCGTTTCACCTTCGACGACCTGCCCGAGCGCATCGACTACGTGCTCATCACGCACGGCCATGCCGACCACCTGATGCTCGAAACGCTCCTGCCGCTGCGATCCCGGATCGGCACCATAGTCGTACCCAAGAGCAACGGGGAGCGGCAGGATCCGTCGCTCCGATTGGCGTTGCGCCACCTCGGTTTTCGGAACGTCGTCGAGCTCGACGAATTGGAAGACATCCCTTTCGAAGGCGGTTCCATCCTGGGTTTGCCCTTCCTCGGCGAGCACGGAGATCTGCACATTCGCTCCAAGCTCGCGTATGGTGTCCGGCTCGGCGGGCGCTGCGCCGTGATTGCGGCGGACTCCAATGTGCTCGAGCCCGAGCTTTATCGACACGTCAAAGAGGTGCTCGGCCCGGTGGACATTCTCTTCATCGGAATGGAATCCGAGGGCGCGCCATTGAGTTGGATCTACGGACCGCTCCTGTTCACGCCGCTGGCGCGCAAGATGGACCAATCGCGCCGGCTATCAGGCTCCAATGCGAAGCGTGCCGCGGCGCTGGTGGACTTGCTCCAGCCCCGGCACGTGCGCGTCTACGCCATGGGCCAAGAGCCATGGCTCGGCCACGTGATGGGGCTGAAGTACACGGATACCTCGCCGCAGATCGTTCAATCGAACGAGCTGCTCGCACACTGCCGCGCCTCCGGCATTGCTGCCGCGCGCCCGTATTGCATCGAGGAGATGCACCTCGCGCCATGA
- a CDS encoding MbtH family NRPS accessory protein yields the protein MYGDDDEMIYRTVVNHEEQYSIWPAHKPIPAGWREAGKNGPKAECLAYIEEVWTDMRPLSLRRKMDEARSGD from the coding sequence ATGTACGGAGACGACGACGAGATGATTTACCGCACCGTGGTCAATCACGAGGAGCAATACTCGATATGGCCGGCACACAAGCCGATTCCCGCCGGTTGGCGGGAAGCCGGAAAGAACGGCCCCAAGGCCGAATGCCTCGCGTACATCGAGGAAGTATGGACCGACATGCGCCCCCTCAGCCTTCGCCGCAAAATGGACGAGGCGCGAAGTGGCGATTGA
- a CDS encoding TauD/TfdA family dioxygenase, which yields MIDNTMFEIDDDRLPAIVQPRNGRSAHSLDALVTWCRAHQPDVKELLQRKGAILFRGFEVRSAEDFAHVARAISEGSEGSEGSRASQDGLVEYVAGVARRKKITDGIYTSTEYPSHVDMPCHNELSHTKDWIALIFFFCQVAPKERGETPLVDGREVVRGMKPETAALFREKRVTYVRFLHCGDGSGILENNVRVLDASGYPYSVSWQHTYGTTDKSVVEANAKRVGADIEWTSSNDLIWRETVQAIRRHPETREESWFSHVVNFHPSRMAPAVRKRIPEKEYPRNVVFGDGTPIADSIVDEIRDCVAKGEKLFAWQKGDVLMIDNVLVAHGRRTFEGPRTILTAMAGLREDSR from the coding sequence ATGATCGACAATACGATGTTCGAGATCGATGATGACCGGTTGCCTGCCATCGTGCAACCTCGTAACGGTCGCAGTGCCCATAGCTTGGATGCATTGGTCACATGGTGCCGAGCGCATCAACCGGATGTAAAAGAGCTGCTCCAACGCAAGGGCGCCATTCTGTTCCGAGGTTTCGAGGTGCGCAGCGCGGAGGATTTTGCACACGTCGCGCGTGCTATCTCAGAGGGCTCAGAGGGCTCAGAGGGCTCGCGGGCCTCGCAAGATGGTCTCGTCGAGTACGTAGCCGGCGTGGCGCGCCGAAAGAAAATCACCGACGGTATTTATACATCGACCGAATATCCGTCGCACGTCGATATGCCGTGCCACAACGAGTTGTCGCATACCAAAGACTGGATTGCGCTCATCTTCTTCTTCTGCCAGGTCGCCCCGAAAGAACGCGGTGAGACGCCCCTGGTCGATGGTCGTGAGGTCGTTCGAGGAATGAAACCCGAGACGGCCGCCCTGTTTCGGGAAAAACGAGTCACCTACGTGCGCTTCCTCCACTGCGGTGACGGCTCGGGAATCCTCGAGAACAACGTCCGCGTGCTCGATGCGAGCGGATATCCCTATAGCGTATCCTGGCAACACACGTATGGCACGACCGACAAATCGGTCGTCGAGGCGAACGCAAAGCGCGTCGGCGCAGACATCGAGTGGACATCGTCGAACGATTTGATTTGGAGGGAGACGGTCCAAGCCATCCGGCGCCACCCGGAGACGCGCGAGGAAAGCTGGTTCAGCCATGTCGTCAACTTTCACCCGTCACGCATGGCACCGGCGGTTCGCAAGCGCATACCCGAGAAGGAATATCCAAGGAACGTCGTGTTCGGCGATGGAACGCCCATCGCGGACTCCATCGTCGATGAGATTCGAGACTGCGTGGCAAAGGGCGAAAAGCTCTTCGCCTGGCAAAAGGGCGATGTCCTGATGATCGACAACGTTCTCGTCGCCCACGGCCGAAGAACATTCGAAGGACCCCGAACGATTTTGACCGCTATGGCAGGATTGAGAGAGGATTCACGATGA